From the genome of Hippocampus zosterae strain Florida chromosome 8, ASM2543408v3, whole genome shotgun sequence:
TGTATGCTGTGGACGTTATTTGTGCTGTTTTGAATTCAACTCAGAATTTGATGAATAACAGAGTCAATAGTCTAATCTATATATTGTGAAAGGCTAATCATTCCTGTCGCTCTTTTTTGTAGCTTTAAGGTAGACtgagtattattttattttttttttgtaatacccCATATCTCCACACAATATGTCAGATAAGGCAGGAATCGTGAGTAACATGTATTATACATTGTATTGCAATTTCGTATTTCGGAGATCCTTGGTTTATGAAGGATACCGATTGTGTTTTGAGATTTTTCTCttgacattttctctctcttcagtccacacaacaaaaacaaaagaattgaTCTTACCATTTCAATACTTTTGGTGTGGACTGTAGTGCCCTTCCAACGAAAAAGACTTTGACACGCCTGGTTTCGAATATCATAACTATCAGAACATAACTGAAGTACAGTACTCCActgaggaaggccaaagccgaGATTCAAACCCCCAACCCTCAGCCTAGTGAGACagccgtgctaaccacttggttACATGTTACGGCAGGTGCTCTGTTAAGTAAAACATTTAGTTGTGATCCTTTTTTCAACAACCCATCACATCTTTGACAAACTGTGTTTATACTGAAAATGGATTACCACACATCAATTGCAATGACTTTAATCTCGCCACAACAGTAAATCATCTCCATAAACCTAATATTATCGTCATATACTGTACCTTAAAATGATACTCATTTACAATGGCCTAATATTCGTGCCACATTGATTTGGCTGAAAGAAAAAGTCAGTTCGTGTTGCTGGCAGCCACCACacttgtacagtatatgcaaatTACACAGGCGCACAAACACGCGTCTGGATCGTGATGTCAGTGTGAGTGTTTTTCCACGTCCATTTTTCCACGTGCATCAAAATGCTCCATGGTTGGAGTTCAATCAGTTTTGACAGAACTTTTACGGCACGTCTGTGTGCACCCCGCAGCCACACTTAGATAAAATGTCTGCAGTGTTGCCACAAAGAGATGACATTGAATTTTCCAAGTTGATTTCAGTTCATCATTCAGGTTGAGGGATTATTTCTTAACCTGTCTTGATCCATCTTTCCACCCATCCTTGACTTCATTGACGAACGTCTCTCCGACTCTCTTGAGTCGCCTGCCGACTTCCTCCACGCCGTCGGGCACTCGACCTGTCTCTTCTCGGACCTGCCGCAGCGTCTTTGACCGCAAGGCTCGTTGCGAGGCGTCCCGGCCGACTATCTGAGCCTTGGTGATGGCGTAGGCTGTGATCTGCGCTGCCCTACGGATCGGACGAGACTCCGCTAGCTTCTCGACGACGCGGAGGTTGTTGAGCAGCGACAGCAACATTCGAGACAGCATTTTTTTACGGTCTCCTCCGCGACGCTCGAGTGAGCTAGTCGACGGTTTAGTTTAGCTTAGCAGGGGAAGTGGAGCTTGACAATCCCCCGAGACAGTATATCTctgaaattaaaacaatattCTATGTTAGTTTGAGATCCGAATCAATTGGTGGACGACTACCGTGCTCTTGTTCAAAACGGTGGTAACAGAGGTGACTTACTTCAGTTCTAAAGGTGCCAGTGTCGTCCGCCTGTAGCACGTCAGAGATCAGGTGACAAACGAGCCCATGTTTGGACTTCcggttcttcttctttttcgtaTTATCGGGGGTTTGCAAAGTGACAATGCTGAATTATTGCCATCTAGTGATCAATAATGATTACTGCGTTTGCTTATACAGTGTACTTACAAtacagcaggggtcaccaactattttgaaagtgagagctacttctccGAAAACGATGAATGCGAAGGGATACCAGTTTGATAAAACTGATAAAATTCCCTTGATTTATGTGGTTTATCTTTGTGAAGTCATCGATCATAAAGAATTCTGACAATAATTATCACAATAATTGAACATGATATTAAACGGTTAATATCAATAGGCGACACTTTGTTTCTGTAAATCTCTGGAAGtattaacattttcaaatgttcacattttctttctacaacattcttgctgctggaggctgtaaatttccccagtgtgggtcaaataaaaaatatcttatcttatcttagcttaTCTTAGCTTATCTTAGCTTATTTCACCGGCGAGttattttgaggggaaaaaaaccgcgGGCCACCCCTGAGGTCGTTGGGTGTTACCTTCTCAAAGCCGAGTCGGACTGGCTGGAAAAGGCAAAACCCTCCCGCTGTCATTAaggagacaaacaaaaagttgGAGTTGAGAGAGAGGAGCGATCATTCTTCTACTATTATTCTCCAGACTTGTTGCTCTTACTTATTAAATTTGTTATAATATATATGCTGTTGTAataagagggagggaggaagggagggagagagagagatgaacaGCAAAAGTCCTTTTAGAGACCTGTTTCACCTGTTGCCACGAAGAGAGATTAGGTtttagctttgtgtgtgtgtgtgtgtgtgtgtgtgtgtgtgtgcgtgtgtgtgagtgtgtgcgtgtgtgtgtgtgcgtgtgagtgtgcgtgtgtgtgtgcgtgtgtgtgtgcgtgtgtaagaccctccccttccggctcccaatgaggagccagctcccatcgttcacttcaaagagccggctcgttcgcgatcGACACATCACTACTCCGTTAGTTAAtctgagtgtggagcgcattggcgtgagttgtggctaacAGCAACTCCTATGAATGTgtgttattgctttttttgtttcttaaaaaaaCGACAGGTTGTATCAGCGACTTGCCTTGCGACTTGCATCATTCTTTCCACATTGAaaggtactgtatgtgtatataaTTTTAATTGCAGGTCTACTCCTATTCAAAAGGCGGCGCTCTATATGAAGAGCGGTAGTCATTTCAGAAAATTGCGACTTCCGTTTCCTTCTTCATTGAACACACTCATTTATGTGCTGACTCAACTGTGTAAGCAACCGAAGGTTCAAAAACAAAGACGACTCCAGTCATGCGGGTTCTTCTACTGTTGGCGATGACGGCGCTTTCGTTCAGCCCGATGTTAGTCCGCGGATCCGAGAAGAAGAAGCTGCAGATTGGCATCAAGAAGCGAGTGGACAACTGCTCCGTGAGATCACGCAACGGAGACGTGCTAAACATGCACTACACTGGCAAGCTGGAGGACGGCACCGAGTTTGACAGCAGCATTCCCAGCGGCCGACCCTTCACCTTCACACTGGGAAGCGGTCAAGTGATCAAAGGTTGGGACCAGGGCCTGCTCGGGATGTGCGAGGGAGAAAAGAGGAAGCTGGTCATCCCCGCCGAGCTGGGCTACGGAGACCGAGGAGCGCCGCCGAAGATCCCCGGGGGTGCCACTTTGATCTTTGAGGTTGAGCTGGTCAGCATCGAGAGGAGATCCGAACTTTGATGAAAGAGGGATGATCAGAGGTCCTAGTAAGTTATCGGAACTCAAGGTTTCCAAGGTTGTGTCTGTAGGGGCATGGCGATCAAATGACCTATAAAGGCATATATCTTGGTGTATCTtttagttaatttttttaatatttttgtatttatgggTTCAATGCATTAAAATCAACCAATCCGGCTTACTTTCACTACTTTAGAACTCTATTTTGACTGACGGACTTGACTGTTGATGCCACAAATCATTCTGTAACAGAAACAAAAATTAACCTTGACTGAATTGAACTGAACtgatattttgttcattttaattcaGATGGTCATGGTAACATTAAACCACATCGATTGACTATTTTTCAATCAACTGGCTCAGCAATTCACATTTTGGTAGTTAAACACTCAAGTGTTGAGTTGAtcctgcttttttgttttaaattactgTGGTCACTGAAATTCATGTTCAGGTATAATGACCACCCCATTACTGTAC
Proteins encoded in this window:
- the fkbp2 gene encoding peptidyl-prolyl cis-trans isomerase FKBP2 produces the protein MRVLLLLAMTALSFSPMLVRGSEKKKLQIGIKKRVDNCSVRSRNGDVLNMHYTGKLEDGTEFDSSIPSGRPFTFTLGSGQVIKGWDQGLLGMCEGEKRKLVIPAELGYGDRGAPPKIPGGATLIFEVELVSIERRSEL
- the ncbp2as2 gene encoding LOW QUALITY PROTEIN: protein NCBP2AS2 (The sequence of the model RefSeq protein was modified relative to this genomic sequence to represent the inferred CDS: deleted 2 bases in 1 codon); translation: MLSRMLLSLLNNLRVVEKLAESRPIRRAAQITAYAITKAQIVGRDASQRALVKDAAAGPRRDRSSARRRGGSRQATQESRRDVRQ